The Rudaeicoccus suwonensis sequence GTCTGGGTCATCACGGGTCTCCTTGAATCGATGGGTCAACTGCGCACGAGCCGGGCGATGGCGTCGGCGGCTTCGCGGACTTTGGCTTCGGCGGCCTCGTCCGACTCACGTGCTGCACCGACGACGCAGTGCCCGACGTGGTCTTCGAGCAGGCCGAGGCTCACCGACTGCAGTGCTTTGGTGATGGCGCTGACCTGGGTCAGCACGTCGATGCAGTAGGTGTCGTCCTCGACCATGCGCTGTATGCCGCGGACCTGGCCTTCGATCCGGCGTAACCGCTTCAGGTAGTCGTCTTTGCTGCCGGTGTAACCCGCCATCGCGTCCTCCAGCCTCATCGGACATCTGGTTCGTGTGCTGTCGTCTATGATACCCCATGGGGGTATGTCGGCGCCGCTGCACACCGTCGCGGGTCAGTCGTCCGCGGGTAGGCCTCGCACCAGGACCTCGAGATACGTATCGAAGGTCGGGGCTGAGGCCCCGAGATGGTGGGGCTGCTCCTGAAACGCCAGCCAGCCGATCACGCCGGTAACAGTGATGTACCAACTCCGGCGCGCGGCTTCGTGGCCGATGCCACCAGCCACGAACAGATCGATCACTGCTGATCGCAAGCGGTCAGTGGCGTGCGCGTCGTGTGGATGCGGACGCGTCAGGTGCGTCGCATAGCCTGGGACGGCAAGAATCCGAACGTGCATCGCCCGTGCGATCCGACGCAGATCTGCGCGCCAGTCACCGGTGACTGCCCCGGCGTCAGACAGAACGCGGTCGACGACCTCAGCGCCCAGCAGATCAAAAAGTTCGTCGCGGTTGCGCACCCACCGATACAGCGCGCTGTGCCCCACTCCTAGTCGTGACGCGAGTTCGCGCATCGTCAGCTCGTCCACATTGTGCCCAGCGGAGACGGCAGCCACGATCTGCTTCTTGCTCAGCTGCGGCGGACGGCCGCGGCGACGCTCCGCTGTTGCCACGCCGTCAGTTTACTGACGAACCTCTCCGCGGTTGTTTTTAGTGACCAATGGTCTTAAATTGTTGTACGGTCAGCGTGACTCTGATTTTTCTCTCGAAGGGATGACTGCATGTCGGACATTGCGGTGCATGGGACAGTTGCCGACGGATTCGAAATGGTGCGCGAGGAGTTCCGTGCGATCCTCCACGCTGAGGGCGCGGATTTGTCCGCTCAGGTTGCCGCCTACCACCGGGGTCGACCGGTCGTTGATCTGTGGGCCGGCGTCGAGTCGTCGCAGGACTCGCTGCTGGGCATCTACTCCGCCAGCAAGGGCGTCACGCACATCGTCGCCGCACTTCTCGTGCAGGATGGCGAACTCGACCTGGACGAACGTGTCAGCACTTACTGGCCCGAGTTCGCTGCTGGCGGCAAGCAGCATCTTCTCGTTCGCGAATTGTTGTCCCATCAGGCCGGTGTCGTAGGGGCGGTTGACGGTTTCTCGATGGACGAACTTGCCGATGACCAGGTCGTAGCCGAACGTTTGGCGGCGCAGGTCCCGTTCTGGCGACCGGGCGCGACTTCCGGTTATCACGCTCTTGTCATGGCTGCGTTGAGCGGCGAGGTCATCCGTCGTGTCAGCGGGCGCAGTGTGCAGTCTCTGTACGCCGAACGACTACGGGA is a genomic window containing:
- a CDS encoding metal-sensitive transcriptional regulator — encoded protein: MAGYTGSKDDYLKRLRRIEGQVRGIQRMVEDDTYCIDVLTQVSAITKALQSVSLGLLEDHVGHCVVGAARESDEAAEAKVREAADAIARLVRS
- a CDS encoding TetR family transcriptional regulator — protein: MATAERRRGRPPQLSKKQIVAAVSAGHNVDELTMRELASRLGVGHSALYRWVRNRDELFDLLGAEVVDRVLSDAGAVTGDWRADLRRIARAMHVRILAVPGYATHLTRPHPHDAHATDRLRSAVIDLFVAGGIGHEAARRSWYITVTGVIGWLAFQEQPHHLGASAPTFDTYLEVLVRGLPADD